In Astyanax mexicanus isolate ESR-SI-001 chromosome 17, AstMex3_surface, whole genome shotgun sequence, a single window of DNA contains:
- the ndfip1l gene encoding NEDD4 family-interacting protein 1-like isoform X2, producing the protein MAESSGRYQQLPNEEEPEEAQQVASDAPPPYSSIAPENAAFFDYKDDAAFPKPPSYNVATSLPSYDEAERSKAEASVPLVAGRDEDFVARDDFEDADQLRIGNDGIFMLTFFMAFLFNWIGFFLSFCLTTSAAGRYGAISGFGLSLIKWILIVRFSTYFPGYFDGQYWLWWVFLVLGFLLFLRGFINYAKIRKMADSFSTLPRTRVLFIY; encoded by the exons ATGGCGGAATCCAGCGGCCGATATCAGCAG TTGCCCAATGAAGAGGAACCAGAGGAGGCACAACAGGTGGCAAGTGATGCTCCGCCCCCTTACAGCAGCATCGCACCTGAAAATGCAG CATTTTTTGATTACAAAGATGATGCCGCGTTCCCCAAGCCTCCCTCTTACAATGTAGCCACATCACTGCCATCATATGATGAGGCTGAGAGAAGCAAGGCGGAAGCTTCTGTCCCTCTTGTGGCAGGACGA GATGAAGACTTTGTGGCCAGGGATGACTTTGAGGATGCAGACCAGTTGCGAATAGGCAATGATGGCATTTTCATGCTGACATTCTTCA TGGCGTTCCTCTTCAACTGGATTGGCTTCTTCCTGTCGTTCTGCCTCACCACTTCAGCAGCGGGCCGCTATGGCGCCATCTCTGGCTTTGGCTTGTCCCTCATCAAGTGGATCCTGATTGTTCGA TTTTCAACATACTTTCCTGGCTATTTTGATGGCCAATATTGGCTGTGGTGGGTGTTCCTGGTGCTTG GTTTCCTGCTCTTCCTCAGGGGCTTCATCAACTATGCCAAGATCCGCAAAATGGCAGACTCATTTTCTACTCTCCCTCGAACCAGAGTTCTCTTCATCTACTGA
- the endou2 gene encoding uridylate-specific endoribonuclease B gives MIESDRELSAMVQELWDNDVNRLKPGTDYRISLQGKAGNLSTLNDDYDAAGSPLFTYVDESIFKKETFLAFISLLDNYESDTGEPEIVTPEEEVENHKFLDSIVNTSAMKIVHKYLVKKHISPEDMTAFKEQLYRIWFELYARRGSSRPDSSGFEHVFVGETRGGRTVIGFHNWIQLYLQEKLGHIDYKGYSVNTNSPQPDENKHILALQFSWKNGIKPKGSIFIGVSPEFEFALYTLCFLTSPNERVRVSFNLYDVEIVCHHYNQKHIGTTYPVLVKYQAVQ, from the exons ATGATTGAAAGTGACAGAGAACTCTCAGCTATGGTGCAGGAGCTTTGGGATAATGATGTCAATCGACTGAAGCCTGGGACAGACTACCGCATATCTCTGCAA GGCAAGGCAGGTAACCTGTCAACTTTAAATGATGATTACGACGCAGCTGGCTCCCCTTTGTTTACATATGTCGACGAATCCATTTTCAAAAAGGAGACGTTTTTGG CCTTTATTTCACTTCTGGACAATTATGAGAGTGATACTGGTGAACCAGAGATCGTGACCCCAGAAGAGGAGGTAGAGAATCATAAGTTTCTGGACTCCATTGTGAATACGTCTGCAATGAAG ATTGTTCATAAGTATCTAGTGAAAAAGCACATTTCCCCAGAGGACATGACAGCGTTCAAAGAGCAGCTGTACCGCATCTGGTTCGAACTTTACGCCAGAAGAGGATCCAGCAG accAGACTCTTCAGGGTTTGAGCACGTCTTCGTAGGTGAAACTAGAGGAGGACGTACTGTTATTGGTTTCCACAACTGGATTCAGCTGTACTTGCAAGAGAAGCTGGGGCATATTGACTACAAAGGCTACAGCGTAAATACGAACTCCCCCCAG CCAGATGAGAACAAACACATCCTGGCTCTGCAGTTTAGCTGGAAGAACGGAATTAAACCAAAAGGAAGCATCTTCATCGGCGTCAGCCCAGAGTTCGAGTTTGCCCTGTACACCCTGTGTTTCCTCACCTCTCCCAACGAGCGCGTCAGAGTGTCCTTCAACCTGTATGACGTAGAGATCGTCTGCCACCACTATAACCAGAAGCACATAGGAACCACCTACCCCGTCCTTGTGAAATACCAGGCCGTACAATGA
- the ndfip1l gene encoding NEDD4 family-interacting protein 1-like isoform X1 has product MAESSGRYQQLPNEEEPEEAQQVASDAPPPYSSIAPENAAFFDYKDDAAFPKPPSYNVATSLPSYDEAERSKAEASVPLVAGRHREHLDTFDDVTRALEDEDFVARDDFEDADQLRIGNDGIFMLTFFMAFLFNWIGFFLSFCLTTSAAGRYGAISGFGLSLIKWILIVRFSTYFPGYFDGQYWLWWVFLVLGFLLFLRGFINYAKIRKMADSFSTLPRTRVLFIY; this is encoded by the exons ATGGCGGAATCCAGCGGCCGATATCAGCAG TTGCCCAATGAAGAGGAACCAGAGGAGGCACAACAGGTGGCAAGTGATGCTCCGCCCCCTTACAGCAGCATCGCACCTGAAAATGCAG CATTTTTTGATTACAAAGATGATGCCGCGTTCCCCAAGCCTCCCTCTTACAATGTAGCCACATCACTGCCATCATATGATGAGGCTGAGAGAAGCAAGGCGGAAGCTTCTGTCCCTCTTGTGGCAGGACGA CACAGAGAACATCTGGACACTTTTGATGATGTAACTCGTGCACTGGAG GATGAAGACTTTGTGGCCAGGGATGACTTTGAGGATGCAGACCAGTTGCGAATAGGCAATGATGGCATTTTCATGCTGACATTCTTCA TGGCGTTCCTCTTCAACTGGATTGGCTTCTTCCTGTCGTTCTGCCTCACCACTTCAGCAGCGGGCCGCTATGGCGCCATCTCTGGCTTTGGCTTGTCCCTCATCAAGTGGATCCTGATTGTTCGA TTTTCAACATACTTTCCTGGCTATTTTGATGGCCAATATTGGCTGTGGTGGGTGTTCCTGGTGCTTG GTTTCCTGCTCTTCCTCAGGGGCTTCATCAACTATGCCAAGATCCGCAAAATGGCAGACTCATTTTCTACTCTCCCTCGAACCAGAGTTCTCTTCATCTACTGA